CCCGATAGTTACACCTTTAAGGTTTTTACTAATTGCCCATGCATCTCTAAGCTCCATGATTGGAAGTACTGGAAGTTCTTCGTTCATGATACCTTGCCATTGAACATAAAGATCACGGCGAGCTTCTTCATCATCACCTACAAGGTCAATGTTAAGAGCATCTAGTAATAGTTGATCAGCTTCTTCGTTCACAAAACGAGGGTAGTTCCAAAGTGCGTCGATACCCCATAGCGGGCGTGGATCTGGGTCAGCACCAGTTCCCCAACCAGCATAGAATGCTTCGATAGCTGGATCATCTTTTTCGATCATATCGTAATAAAGGTTAACTTCAGTCATAACTAGTTCACCGTCGATTCCGACTTCTTCCCAATATTGAACGATCGCTTGTGCACGAGCTTCATATGTTGGGTTACCAGTATCATAGTGACCAAAGTTTATTACAAATTTGTCGCCATTTGGATCTTCACGGAATCCATCACCATCAGTATCTACATAACCAGCTTCATCAAGCAATTCTTTTGCTTTTTCAGGGTCATAAGTGTAGTTAATTGGTAATTCATCATCTGTTGCTGTAATCCAGTGCGCAGACGGGCTAGGCGTATTCACTGGGCTTCCTAATCCGCTGAAGAATGCATCTACCCAAGCCTGACGGTCAATCGCATAAAGCAACGCTTGTCTTAGTTGTGTATTTGCATACTTGCTGTTAGGATCCATGACGTTCTTTTCGCCATCCCATTTACCTAATTTGAATCCAATATAGTAGTAAGATAGACCTGGAACTTCAACTACTTCTACGTTTTGTAGCTCTTGCACTTGCGGAAGAATAGAAGGGTGGAATGCTGTCATATGAACGTTTCCAGTTTCTAGTTCTCCTACAGTTAATGCACCATCAATTACTTTAACAATTACTTTATCTAGGTTTGGAGCACCTTTCCAATAATCAGCATGTGCTTCCATTTCTACAGATTCACCAGGAAGTACATTTGTTACTTTAAATGGTCCAACCCCAACAGGAGTCTTACGTACTGGATCAGACTCTTGCATATCAGCTACAGCAATACCTTCGAATGCCTTTTGAGACATTGGGTATGGCCATAGGTTTGTAAGGTTATTTAGTCTTGCTTCTGTAAATGTAACAGTTAGTGATTGACCATCTTCAGATACTTGCAGACCAGAAATGCTGTCAGCTGTTCCGGCATGGAACTCAGCCGCACCTTGGACATCTTGAACGTTTACATAACGAGGTCCTGTGTAATCAGGGTGTGCGAGTGTTTCTAACGCAAATACCCAGTCATGCATCGTTAAAGTTTCACCGTTGTGCCATTTAATGTCATCTTGTACAAGAGTAAAAGTAAATGTTTTGTTATCTTCTGTAGTCCATTCAGCTAACCAAGGAATCGGTTTTAAGTTTTCGTCGTAATCATACATTCCTTCGTTAACAAAATCTAGAATCTCAGCATCTGAAACAATGCCGTAGAAAGCGAAATCTAGTAGACCTTCGAATTCCCCTTCCATTGCATAAGTAAGAGTTCCGCCTTTAACCGGACCTTCTTCTGCAGCTGGATCGTCTCCATTTTCTCCTTGAGTGTCCGGGTCATTGTCAGTTCCTTGAGTATCATCGTCTCCACCGCTACAAGCAGCAAGGAACAATGCAAGAACTAACATTAAAACCATTAATAGAAATGATTTTTTTAGTTTCATTGTTTTCCCCCCATAGTAAGTATTAAAAATAGTATCAATCATATAAGATACAAGCTACCTTATGCCCTGGCTTCACCTCCTTCAAGGTTGGTTTAATCTTAGAACACTCCTCTTTAGCCATTGGACATCTCGTATGGAACGGACAGCCTGTAGGAGGGTTCGTTGGATTTGGTACATCCCCTTGAAGAATAATTCTTTCCTTCTTCTTGCGCGGATCTGGCTCTGGGATGGCTGAAATTAAGGCTTGAGTGTACGGATGAAGAGGTTCAGCGTACAAGCTATCTTTGTCTGCAATTTCTACCATATTTCCTAGATACATAACCCCAATTCGATCACTCATATGTTTGACAACACTGAGATCGTGGGCAATAAACAGATACGTTAAATCAAAGTCGTGCTGCAATTCCTTTAACAGGTTTAATACCTGTGATTGAACGGAAACGTCAAGAGCTGATACTGGTTCGTCAGCAATGATTAGCTTTGGTTTTAAAGCTAATGCCCTTGCGATTCCGATCCGCTGACGCTGTCCTCCAGAAAATTCATGAGGGTATTTGTAGTATGCGTCCTCAGGAAGACCTACTTTTTCAAGAAGTTCCATGACCTCTTTTTTTAAGTCCTCTTTCGTAGGATTAGAATAGTTTAAAATTGGTTCACTAATAATATTTCCAACCATTTGTGTTGGGTTCAATGATGCATAAGGGTCTTGAAAAACCATCTGAAAATTCTTCCGGGCTTCGCGAAGCTTACTGCCTGATAGATTCGTTATATCTTCGCCATCGAATATAATGTTTCCTCCCGTTGGCTTAAGCAAGCGCAAAATCGTACGGCCCGCGGTAGACTTTCCGCAGCCTGATTCACCTACAAGCCCGAGGGTTTCACCCTTTTTAATTTCAAATGAAATATCATCCACCGCTTTAACGGTTGCAATTGTTCTTCTAAAGAATCCGCCTTTGATTGGATAGTAAGTTTTTAAGTTTTTTACTTCTAATAGATTCTCGTTATTGTGCAAATCTTTTTCTACGATGCTCATGAAGCGTTCATCCCTTCTTTCGGCTTGCTTGTTTCATACAATAAACAAGAAACCTCATGTCCTGCATTTGTTTCAGCAAGTTGCGGAGTAACTAGCGTGCACTCAGGCATAGCTTTTGGACAGCGGTGGGCAAACTTACAGCCTACACGCGGCATATTTTTCAGCGAAGGGACTATTCCTTGAATGGTGGCTAGCTCTTCAACTTCTTCATCCAGCTTAGGAATTGCACCCATTAAAAGTTCTGTGTATGGGTGTTTTGGATCATGGAAGAGAGTATCAACATCAGTCTTTTCTACTACATTACCGGCATACATAACAATAACTTCGTCACAGATCTCGGCAACTACCCCTAAATCATGGGTAATCATGATAATAGACATATCATTTATAGCCTGGATTTCCTTCAACAGTTCCAGAATTTGGGCTTGTACGGTAACATCCAAGGCTGTAGTTGGTTCATCAGCAATTAATAGTTTGGGCTGGCAAGCAATCGCAATCGCGATCATAACACGCTGACGCATCCCCCCCAGATAGCTGGTGAGGATATTCATCAACGATTTTTTCCGGACGTGAGATTCCGACACTTTTTAAAAGTGCAATCGCTTTCGTGCGCGCTTCTTTTTTTGATATTTTCATATGATTGTGAAGAACTTCTTCAATTTGATAGCCAATCGAAAATACCGGATTTAATGCTGTCATTGGTTCTTGGAAAATCATTGCCATGTCTTTTCCGCGAATTTTATTAATTTCCTTGTCGGTCATGTTCTCTAAATTAATTCCGGCAAATTTGATTTCGCCACCAACAATTTTCCCGTTTTCTTTTGGTAAAAGTTTCATTATTGAAAGTGACATCACGCTTTTTCCGCAGCCTGATTCACCTACTATTCCGACAATTCGACCTGGTTTCACACTAAATGACACATTGTCTACAGCGTTGTAATACTCTCCATCAATGCGAAATGCTGTCTCTAAGTTCTTAACCTCAAGCAAAGGTGCTTCAGATTGAGTTAATGATTTACCGCTCATAGGTACACCTCTTACTTTTTGTATTATTCAGTCAATTAATTTACTTGAATTTCATATTATTACAGTTTTATTACAATTGCAATACTTTTTTGAAATATAACTTTTTCCTATTTTTAGAATTTTTCAGGTTAAAAGAAGATTAGAATTGTCTGGACAAGGATTAGTCCAAATCTAACAAAAATGTCTCAGCTGGTTCCCCGATAAAAGCTTTTGTAGAAAAGTTTTCTTCTTTTCTGAATTCTGAAATTAAAAAAAAGCCCACTGAATATCCTACCATTGTTGGAAACATTTTTCTACCGTATAATAACAAATCATGTAATTTTTTTTCTCTTCTTGTCGAAAGATTCGGATAAAACCAGCGTTTCCACCAATATTTTAATTGATCCTCTGAATACATTCGGCTCCATTTTGCAATATAATTTTTCCCGCAATATTCTAATACGGCATGCTCGGCAAGTCCTTCCATTACTAATGAATCTAGTAAAGTTAAATATGGGACTTTATTCTTTATGGCCTGAAAACGGCAAGCATGATGATATTCATGCACAAAAAGAGCTTCTATTTCCTTTTTGGTGGGCTGATCTGACAAAAACAAATAAAGAGCTTCTGGAAACGCAACTCCGGATTTCCCATTAGTGTCTCTCATTAAAGAGCGGCTTCTTGTATTCATTGGCAGGATGTAGATTGGAATATCCGGACCTTTCCAAATTCTCTTATATTTTTGATAATAGAATTTTATTAAACGCCAAATCTCTTTATTTTGCAATATTTTTATAAGATTTTTTCCACTATTAAAATTTGGATGTAAACCATGTGTAAGTAATATATTTTCTAACTCATTTATTGAAATGGAATGTGATTTAAAAGGTAACTTTTCTAATATATTATCGAAATTTGCATCAGCATTTTCATACCACTTATCAGTCTGGATAACCGCCATAACTACTCCCTCACTCTAGTTTTTTTGGTTACAGTATATGTTCATTGGGAGTAATAGGGTTCTGGTGTGGCGGTTGAATCATATTGGGGATGGCAGATAAAAAGGGGTTTCTGAATTTGCAGGACACTGGTTCCGTTATCTGTGACAAAAGCAGCGATTTCAAAAATTTTAGGACACCAGTTCCGTTAAACTGGTAAATCACAGAGATTTTTGGCTGATTTTCGGTAAATAACGGATCGTATGTCCTTTAGCATCTTCCGAACGATCGTTTTTGGGCAAATAACAGATCGTATGTCCTCTCGTACAGAAGGGATACTCATCCCCTGGCATTGGTTCATGATCCAGACTTAAAAGTTATAACGTAAAAAAACAGGCGCAATGACCGCCTGTTTTTTTACTTATTCATATTTTTTAAAAACTAATGTCGCGTTATGTCCGCCAAATCCTAAAGAATTACTTAAGGCTGCTTTGATATCTGCCTTTCTAGCTTCGTTTGGCACATAGTCCAGGTCACAATCTGGATCTGGTGTTTCGTAATTAATAGTTGGCGGCAATATTCCATGCTTGATTGCTAAGACACTAAAGATCGCTTCTACTCCGCCGGCAGCACCTAAAAGGTGGCCAGTCATTGATTTAGTCGAGCTGATCGGAAGCTTATAAGCATAATCGCCAAATACTTCTTTGATGGCCATTGTTTCAAATTTATCATTGTAGTCTGTGCTGGTTCCATGTGCATTCACATATCCGATATCTTCAGGCGACAATCCGCTATCTTGAATCGCAATTTTCATGGCACGAGCCCCGCCTTCTCCACCTGGAGATGGAGCTGTAATATGGTAGGCATCTCCGGTAGCACCGTATCCGACCACTTCTGCGTAAATTTGTGCTCCTCGATTTAAAGCATGCTCTAATTCCTCTAAAACAACAATCCCCGCACCTTCCCCAATTACAAATCCATCCCGGTTTTTATCGAATGGGCGGCTTGCTTTATTTGGGTCAGGGTTAGTTGATAGAGCCGTGTTTGCACAGAATCCGGCAAGAGCCATTCTCGTAATCGGTGCTTCAGAGCCCCCGGAAATAATTGCATCTGCATCGCCGCGCTGGATTGCTTTAAAAGCGTCACCAATTGAGTTTGTGCCAGTTGCACAAGCAGTTACAGTACATGAGTTTATACCCTTTGCCCCTAACATAATCGATACTTGTCCTGCTGCCATATCTGGGATCATCATCGGAATCAAGAAAGGACTTACACGTCTTGGTCCTCGATTTAACAAGGTTTCGAATTGGTTTTCCATAGTCTCCATTCCGCCTATACCGGAACCAATCCAGACTCCAATGCGTTCTGCATTTTCCTCCGTGATTTTCAGACCAGAATCCTCTACCGCCATCAAAGAGGCAGCCACTGCATATTGTGCAAATTTGTCCATTTTTCTTGCTTCTTTCCGGTTTACATACTTTTCCGGATCAAAATCTTTAATTTCTGCAGCCACCTTTGCAGGATAATCTTCTGGATTTACCCTCGTTAAAGGTCCTACTCCCGATTTTCCTTCAATCAGGGCACTCCAAGTAGATGCCACATCCGTACCCAATGGGGTTACTGCACCTACTCCCGTTATAACGACTCTTTTTTTCGGCATCGTCATAATTGCCACTCCTTTTTTTGATTTAACTTCCGTATTAAATACAATTAGTACATTGCATTTATCTTCCCCATCTTAAGGCAATGGCCCCCCAGGTGAGTCCACCGCCAAAACCAACTAATACGATTGTATCACCGTCTTTGATTTGTCCATTTTCAGCCGCTTCTGAAATTGAAATTGGAATCGAAGCCGATGATGTGTTCCCGTAAGACCTTACAGTGGTTGACATTTTTTCAAGCGGTAAGCCTAACCTTTCCCGTGCGGATTCCATTATTCTCATGTTTGCCTGATGAGGGATTAAAAAGTCAACGTCTTCACGCTTTAATCCTGCTTTTTCTATTACATTAACACAGGATTCACCCATTTGTCTTACTGCAAATTTAAATACTTCTCTCCCATTCATTTGTATATAGCGGTCTTGGTACAAATGCTTGCCGCCAGAACCATCCGCTCCAAGTTCAAAGGAAAGAATTCCTTTATCTTCTGAGACAGGACCCATTACCACTGCTCCGGCACCATCACCAAATAATACAGCTGTATTTCGATCTTCCCAATCGACAATTTTCGAAAGCTTCTCAACACCTACTACTAAGACATTCTTATAGGCTCCCGTTTCGATAAACTGTGCAGCTGTTACCATCCCATACATAAATCCAGAGCAAGCTGCACTTAAATCCATCGCCGCAGCCTTTTTGGCTCCAAGCTGCTCCTGAAGAATGCATGCAACGGAAGGGAAAGGCATGTCAGGTGTGACAGTAGCTACTAAGATCAGATCTATATCTTCTCCTGCTACCTCAGCATCACTTAACGCTCTTTTCGCTGCTTCTAAGCCCATATCAGAAGTATCCATTTCATCAGATGCAATTCTTCGCTCTTCTATTCCGGTTCTAGTCCGAATCCATTCATCTGAAGTATCCATTCGTTTCTCTAAATCGAAATTTGTGACTATTTTTTCTGGTACAAAATGACCTGCGCCTAATACGCCTGCTTTCAAGGAATTCATCCCCTAACTTTATAATGTTGCTCAAATGATGAGTACTAGAAAATATTATAGGTTAATAATATGACTTGGTACTAATTTTAATCAATAAATAAGAATTTCGCAACTTATTTCTTATTTTCAAAACAGAGACAACTGTCTATACGTACCTATATTTTCCCACATAGATTACTATAAGGAATTATGTTTGGAGGTAAAAAAATGGAGAAAAACCGCTATCAAGAAATTGATGATCGTTTTTCAAGATTTATGTTTGGGGAACGGCGAGCAAGACGAGAAAATGATACTGCGGAAAAAACTGGTGAAATAGAAGAAATATTTAAGAACAATCCTAATGGTTCCACTCCGGATATCCCCTACTGGGAGTTAATAGAGAAAATAGACAACATCATGACGACCTTATCCAACTTTAAGCCTTTAGTCCAAAAAGTAACTCCTTTCATTGAAAAATTTATTTCTAAAAAAGACTAAGTCTAAAGAAAACTTGACTTTAGGCTAGACGCAGGCGATTGCATAGTTGCTTTTATCACGCTTGAAACGCCACGATCTGTGACTTCGCTTGATTAGGGGATCCCGCCCCTTTGTACTTTTTTAAAGATTGGCTTTAGTGCCGATTTATCTTGATTGCAGCCAATTTAAACTTTTTTACAATACAAAAGAGCCCCTTCATTAGAAGGAAGCTCTTTCTCATTTTACAGATATCTTCTTAAATATGATGCGTATTATGATGATGGAATTCTCTTATATTTATTAACCAATCCTTTTGTTTCTTTTCGCTATTTGCCCCGGCTGGAACCTCCATTACCTTCATATTATTTAATTCATTGCGTGACCAGGCAGTTAAATCTCCTGACCATTCACAATCTTTTTCTAAAATTTTCT
This window of the Bacillus oleivorans genome carries:
- the opp4A gene encoding oligopeptide ABC transporter substrate-binding protein encodes the protein MKLKKSFLLMVLMLVLALFLAACSGGDDDTQGTDNDPDTQGENGDDPAAEEGPVKGGTLTYAMEGEFEGLLDFAFYGIVSDAEILDFVNEGMYDYDENLKPIPWLAEWTTEDNKTFTFTLVQDDIKWHNGETLTMHDWVFALETLAHPDYTGPRYVNVQDVQGAAEFHAGTADSISGLQVSEDGQSLTVTFTEARLNNLTNLWPYPMSQKAFEGIAVADMQESDPVRKTPVGVGPFKVTNVLPGESVEMEAHADYWKGAPNLDKVIVKVIDGALTVGELETGNVHMTAFHPSILPQVQELQNVEVVEVPGLSYYYIGFKLGKWDGEKNVMDPNSKYANTQLRQALLYAIDRQAWVDAFFSGLGSPVNTPSPSAHWITATDDELPINYTYDPEKAKELLDEAGYVDTDGDGFREDPNGDKFVINFGHYDTGNPTYEARAQAIVQYWEEVGIDGELVMTEVNLYYDMIEKDDPAIEAFYAGWGTGADPDPRPLWGIDALWNYPRFVNEEADQLLLDALNIDLVGDDEEARRDLYVQWQGIMNEELPVLPIMELRDAWAISKNLKGVTIGVNGTNPANEWWLEAGE
- a CDS encoding ABC transporter ATP-binding protein; amino-acid sequence: MSIVEKDLHNNENLLEVKNLKTYYPIKGGFFRRTIATVKAVDDISFEIKKGETLGLVGESGCGKSTAGRTILRLLKPTGGNIIFDGEDITNLSGSKLREARKNFQMVFQDPYASLNPTQMVGNIISEPILNYSNPTKEDLKKEVMELLEKVGLPEDAYYKYPHEFSGGQRQRIGIARALALKPKLIIADEPVSALDVSVQSQVLNLLKELQHDFDLTYLFIAHDLSVVKHMSDRIGVMYLGNMVEIADKDSLYAEPLHPYTQALISAIPEPDPRKKKERIILQGDVPNPTNPPTGCPFHTRCPMAKEECSKIKPTLKEVKPGHKVACILYD
- a CDS encoding DUF2268 domain-containing protein, whose amino-acid sequence is MAVIQTDKWYENADANFDNILEKLPFKSHSISINELENILLTHGLHPNFNSGKNLIKILQNKEIWRLIKFYYQKYKRIWKGPDIPIYILPMNTRSRSLMRDTNGKSGVAFPEALYLFLSDQPTKKEIEALFVHEYHHACRFQAIKNKVPYLTLLDSLVMEGLAEHAVLEYCGKNYIAKWSRMYSEDQLKYWWKRWFYPNLSTRREKKLHDLLLYGRKMFPTMVGYSVGFFLISEFRKEENFSTKAFIGEPAETFLLDLD
- the fabF gene encoding beta-ketoacyl-ACP synthase II gives rise to the protein MPKKRVVITGVGAVTPLGTDVASTWSALIEGKSGVGPLTRVNPEDYPAKVAAEIKDFDPEKYVNRKEARKMDKFAQYAVAASLMAVEDSGLKITEENAERIGVWIGSGIGGMETMENQFETLLNRGPRRVSPFLIPMMIPDMAAGQVSIMLGAKGINSCTVTACATGTNSIGDAFKAIQRGDADAIISGGSEAPITRMALAGFCANTALSTNPDPNKASRPFDKNRDGFVIGEGAGIVVLEELEHALNRGAQIYAEVVGYGATGDAYHITAPSPGGEGGARAMKIAIQDSGLSPEDIGYVNAHGTSTDYNDKFETMAIKEVFGDYAYKLPISSTKSMTGHLLGAAGGVEAIFSVLAIKHGILPPTINYETPDPDCDLDYVPNEARKADIKAALSNSLGFGGHNATLVFKKYE
- a CDS encoding beta-ketoacyl-ACP synthase III, which translates into the protein MKAGVLGAGHFVPEKIVTNFDLEKRMDTSDEWIRTRTGIEERRIASDEMDTSDMGLEAAKRALSDAEVAGEDIDLILVATVTPDMPFPSVACILQEQLGAKKAAAMDLSAACSGFMYGMVTAAQFIETGAYKNVLVVGVEKLSKIVDWEDRNTAVLFGDGAGAVVMGPVSEDKGILSFELGADGSGGKHLYQDRYIQMNGREVFKFAVRQMGESCVNVIEKAGLKREDVDFLIPHQANMRIMESARERLGLPLEKMSTTVRSYGNTSSASIPISISEAAENGQIKDGDTIVLVGFGGGLTWGAIALRWGR